A stretch of the Serratia marcescens genome encodes the following:
- the rlpA gene encoding endolytic peptidoglycan transglycosylase RlpA, with product MRKEWLWIGVAAVLLSACTAPTTEQQAPQQPYNGPVVEIGGVEPQYEPYNPNNMQDYKVNGDTYRIVKDPQNFSQTGLAAWYGEEANGNTTALGEQFDPNGLTAAHPTLPIPSYVRVTNLANGRQLVVRVNDRGPYTKGRIIDLSKAAADRLNLSNNTKVKVDFINVAPDGTLSGPGTIGTIVAKQSYALPSRPDLGASGMGTPIQQDVPVASGAAVRPIDNSTLRTDDNNAPAAGGNAANGRSGFLGAPSALPAGVLEGSEPEAASVAAPVAPGAAAAGMAAASSSGGYVVQVGALSSAERAQSWQQSLSQQFGVPGKVAANGNVYRVQLGPFSSRQQAAQLQQRLASEAQQQSFVTAAP from the coding sequence ATGCGTAAGGAATGGCTTTGGATCGGCGTCGCGGCGGTGTTGCTCTCCGCCTGTACCGCCCCGACCACGGAACAACAGGCGCCACAGCAGCCGTATAACGGCCCGGTGGTGGAAATCGGTGGCGTCGAGCCTCAATATGAACCCTATAACCCTAACAACATGCAGGATTATAAGGTTAATGGCGATACTTACCGCATCGTAAAAGATCCGCAGAACTTCTCGCAGACCGGCCTGGCGGCCTGGTATGGCGAAGAAGCCAACGGTAACACCACCGCGCTGGGCGAGCAGTTCGATCCGAACGGCCTGACCGCGGCGCACCCGACCTTACCGATCCCGAGCTATGTACGCGTCACCAACCTGGCCAATGGCCGCCAACTTGTGGTGCGCGTCAACGATCGCGGGCCTTACACTAAGGGCCGCATCATCGATCTGTCGAAAGCCGCCGCCGATCGCCTCAACCTGTCCAACAACACCAAGGTCAAAGTCGATTTCATCAACGTGGCGCCGGACGGCACGCTGAGCGGCCCGGGCACCATCGGCACCATCGTGGCGAAACAGAGTTATGCCCTGCCGTCGCGCCCGGATCTCGGCGCCAGCGGCATGGGTACCCCAATCCAACAGGACGTGCCGGTCGCCAGCGGCGCGGCGGTGCGCCCGATTGATAACAGTACCCTGCGCACCGACGACAACAACGCGCCAGCCGCCGGCGGCAACGCCGCCAACGGCCGCAGCGGTTTCCTCGGCGCGCCAAGCGCATTACCGGCCGGCGTGCTGGAAGGTTCCGAGCCTGAAGCCGCCTCCGTGGCCGCCCCGGTCGCGCCCGGGGCCGCAGCCGCCGGCATGGCTGCCGCGTCCTCCTCCGGCGGTTACGTGGTGCAGGTCGGTGCGCTGAGCAGCGCCGAGCGCGCCCAGAGCTGGCAGCAAAGCCTGAGCCAACAGTTTGGCGTGCCGGGCAAAGTGGCCGCCAACGGCAACGTTTATCGCGTCCAGCTCGGCCCGTTCAGCAGCCGTCAGCAGGCGGCTCAGCTGCAGCAACGCCTGGCCAGCGAAGCGCAACAACAGTCTTTCGTTACTGCTGCACCCTGA
- the mrdB gene encoding peptidoglycan glycosyltransferase MrdB (rod shape-determining protein RodA), with translation MTESQQKGSIWTKIHIDPTFLLLILALLVYSAFVMWSASGQDIGMMERKIGQIVMGLIVMAVMAQIPPRVYESWAPYLYIFCVILLILVDAFGQISKGAQRWLDLGVVRFQPSEIAKIAVPLMVARFMNRDVCPPSLKNTAIALVLIFLPTLLVAAQPDLGTSILIAASGLFVLFLSGMSWKLIAVAAVALAAFIPVLWFFLMHGYQRDRVMMLLDPESDPLGAGYHIIQSKIAIGSGGLSGKGWLHGTQSQLEFLPERHTDFIFAVLAEELGLIGVLVLLALYLLVIIRGLMIAAKAQTTFGRVMVGGLMLILFVYVFVNIGMVSGILPVVGVPLPLVSYGGSALIVLMAGFGIIMSIHTHRKMLSKSL, from the coding sequence ATGACTGAAAGCCAACAAAAAGGCTCGATCTGGACCAAAATCCACATCGACCCGACGTTCCTGCTGCTGATATTGGCCCTGCTGGTCTACAGCGCCTTCGTGATGTGGAGCGCCAGTGGCCAGGACATCGGCATGATGGAGCGCAAGATCGGGCAGATCGTCATGGGGCTGATCGTAATGGCCGTCATGGCGCAAATCCCGCCGCGCGTGTACGAAAGCTGGGCGCCCTATCTGTATATCTTCTGCGTGATTTTGCTGATCCTGGTGGACGCCTTCGGGCAGATCAGTAAAGGCGCGCAGCGCTGGCTGGATCTCGGCGTGGTGCGCTTCCAGCCGTCGGAAATCGCCAAGATCGCCGTGCCGCTGATGGTGGCGCGCTTTATGAACCGCGACGTCTGCCCGCCTTCGCTGAAAAACACCGCCATCGCCCTGGTGCTAATCTTCCTGCCGACGCTGCTGGTGGCCGCGCAGCCGGATCTGGGCACCTCGATCCTGATCGCCGCCTCCGGCCTGTTCGTGCTGTTCCTGTCGGGCATGAGCTGGAAACTGATCGCCGTCGCCGCCGTCGCGCTGGCGGCCTTTATCCCGGTGCTGTGGTTCTTCCTGATGCATGGCTATCAACGCGACCGCGTAATGATGCTGCTCGATCCGGAAAGCGACCCGCTCGGCGCCGGCTATCACATCATTCAGTCGAAGATCGCCATCGGCTCCGGCGGCCTGTCCGGCAAAGGCTGGCTGCACGGCACCCAGTCGCAGCTGGAGTTCCTGCCGGAGCGCCATACCGACTTTATCTTCGCCGTGTTGGCCGAAGAGCTGGGGTTGATCGGGGTGTTGGTGCTGCTGGCGCTCTACCTGCTGGTGATCATTCGCGGGCTGATGATCGCCGCCAAGGCGCAAACCACCTTCGGCCGCGTGATGGTCGGCGGCTTGATGCTGATTTTGTTCGTTTATGTCTTTGTTAACATCGGTATGGTCAGTGGCATTTTGCCGGTAGTTGGCGTACCTTTGCCTCTGGTCAGTTACGGGGGTTCGGCGCTGATAGTGTTGATGGCCGGTTTCGGCATCATCATGTCGATCCACACGCATCGGAAAATGCTGTCTAAAAGTTTATAA
- the mrdA gene encoding peptidoglycan DD-transpeptidase MrdA, producing MKIERNPFRDYTAESALFVRRALVAFLVILVLSGILIANLYNLQVVRVEDYRTRSNENRIKLVPIAPSRGIIYDRNGTPLALNRTIYQLELMPEKVDDLKATLQALRTVVDLTDDDITNFEKERKRSRRFVSIPVKTALTEVQVARFAVNQFRFPGVEVKGYQRRYYPYGSALTHVTGYVSKINDRDVERLDKDGKLANYAATHDIGKLGIERYYEDTLHGKTGYEEVEVNNRGRVIRQLHEQPPSAGQDVYLTLDLNLQRYIEQLLVGSRAAVVVSDPRTGAILAMVSNPSYDPNLFVDGISSKDYQGLLNDPNRPLINRATQGVYPPASTVKPYIAVSALSAGVITKNTVVFDPGWWQLPGSEKRFRDWKKWGHGRLNVTKALEESADTYFYQVAYDMGIDRLSTWLTKFGYGQYTGIDLSEERSGLMPTREWKLKRYKKPWYQGDTIPVGIGQGYWTATPIQMAKALNTLINDGTVKTPHLLQSTRVNGALVPFKQEESTQIGDIHSGFWEIAKDGMYGVANRPNGTARKYFADAPYKAAAKSGTAQVFGYETYNAHKLAEHLRDHKLMTAFAPFNNPTVSVAIILENGGSGPAVGTITRQILDHIMLGDNNTQLPSEAPLPPGVEGD from the coding sequence ATGAAAATAGAACGTAACCCTTTTCGCGACTATACGGCTGAATCCGCCCTGTTTGTACGCCGCGCCCTGGTGGCGTTCCTGGTCATCCTGGTGCTGTCCGGCATCCTGATCGCCAACCTGTATAATCTGCAAGTGGTCCGCGTCGAGGATTACCGCACCCGCTCCAACGAAAACCGCATCAAGCTGGTGCCCATCGCGCCCAGCCGCGGCATTATCTACGATCGTAACGGCACCCCGCTGGCGCTCAACCGCACCATTTATCAGCTGGAGCTGATGCCGGAGAAGGTCGACGATCTCAAAGCCACGCTGCAGGCGCTGCGCACGGTGGTCGATCTGACCGACGACGACATCACCAATTTCGAAAAAGAGCGCAAGCGTTCGCGCCGCTTCGTCTCCATTCCGGTGAAAACCGCGCTGACCGAAGTGCAGGTCGCCCGCTTTGCGGTCAATCAGTTCCGCTTCCCCGGCGTGGAAGTGAAAGGCTACCAGCGCCGCTACTATCCTTACGGATCCGCCCTCACCCACGTCACCGGCTACGTGTCGAAGATCAACGACCGCGACGTCGAACGCCTGGACAAAGACGGCAAGCTGGCCAACTACGCCGCCACCCACGATATCGGCAAGCTGGGCATCGAACGCTATTACGAAGACACGCTGCACGGCAAAACCGGCTATGAAGAGGTCGAGGTCAACAACCGCGGCCGGGTGATCCGCCAATTGCACGAGCAGCCGCCCTCCGCCGGTCAGGACGTCTACCTGACGCTCGATCTCAACCTGCAGCGCTACATCGAACAGCTGCTGGTGGGCAGCCGCGCCGCGGTGGTGGTGAGCGATCCGCGCACCGGCGCCATCCTGGCGATGGTGTCCAACCCGAGTTACGACCCGAACCTGTTCGTGGACGGCATTTCCAGCAAGGACTATCAGGGGCTGCTGAACGATCCGAATCGCCCGCTGATCAACCGCGCCACGCAGGGGGTTTACCCACCCGCGTCGACGGTGAAACCTTATATCGCGGTGTCGGCGCTCAGCGCCGGGGTGATCACCAAGAACACAGTGGTGTTCGATCCCGGCTGGTGGCAGTTGCCCGGCTCGGAAAAACGCTTCCGCGACTGGAAAAAATGGGGCCACGGCCGGCTGAACGTCACCAAGGCGCTGGAAGAGTCCGCAGATACCTATTTCTATCAGGTCGCTTATGACATGGGGATCGATCGGCTGTCGACCTGGCTGACCAAATTCGGTTACGGCCAGTACACCGGCATCGATCTGTCCGAAGAGCGTTCCGGCCTGATGCCGACGCGCGAGTGGAAGCTGAAGCGCTATAAAAAACCGTGGTATCAGGGCGACACCATTCCGGTAGGCATTGGCCAGGGTTACTGGACCGCCACGCCGATCCAGATGGCCAAAGCGCTGAACACCCTGATCAACGACGGCACCGTCAAAACGCCTCACCTGCTGCAGAGCACCCGCGTCAACGGCGCGCTGGTGCCGTTCAAACAAGAAGAGAGTACGCAGATCGGCGATATTCACTCCGGCTTCTGGGAAATCGCCAAAGACGGCATGTACGGGGTGGCCAACCGTCCGAACGGGACGGCGCGCAAGTACTTTGCGGACGCACCTTACAAAGCCGCGGCAAAATCGGGTACCGCACAGGTATTCGGCTACGAAACCTACAACGCCCACAAACTGGCGGAGCACCTGCGCGATCACAAACTGATGACCGCCTTCGCGCCGTTCAACAACCCGACGGTGTCGGTCGCCATCATTCTGGAAAACGGCGGCTCCGGTCCGGCGGTGGGCACCATCACCCGCCAGATCCTCGACCATATCATGCTGGGCGACAACAATACGCAATTGCCAAGCGAGGCCCCGCTGCCGCCTGGCGTAGAAGGTGACTAA
- the rlmH gene encoding 23S rRNA (pseudouridine(1915)-N(3))-methyltransferase RlmH, whose product MKLQLVAVGTKMPDWVQTGFMDYLHRFPKDMPFELTEIPAGKRGKNADIKRILDKEGEQMLAAVGKGNRIVTLDIPGTPWETPQLAQQLERWKQDGRNVSLLIGGPEGLAPACKAAAEQSWSLSPLTLPHPLVRVLVAESLYRAWSITTNHPYHRE is encoded by the coding sequence GTGAAACTGCAATTGGTGGCGGTCGGCACCAAAATGCCAGACTGGGTGCAAACCGGCTTTATGGATTACCTGCACCGCTTTCCCAAAGATATGCCGTTTGAGCTGACCGAGATCCCGGCGGGAAAACGCGGAAAAAACGCCGACATCAAGCGCATTCTGGACAAGGAAGGCGAACAGATGCTGGCGGCGGTGGGCAAAGGCAACCGCATCGTTACGCTGGATATTCCAGGCACGCCGTGGGAAACGCCGCAGTTGGCGCAGCAGCTTGAGCGCTGGAAGCAAGATGGCCGCAACGTCAGCTTGCTGATCGGCGGCCCGGAAGGGCTGGCGCCCGCCTGCAAAGCCGCTGCCGAGCAGAGCTGGTCACTTTCTCCGTTGACGCTGCCGCATCCTTTGGTGCGCGTCCTGGTGGCCGAAAGCCTCTACCGCGCCTGGAGTATTACTACAAATCATCCTTACCACCGGGAATAG
- the rsfS gene encoding ribosome silencing factor — translation MQGKALQDFVIDKIDDLKGQDIIALDVQGKSSITDCMIICTGTSTRHVMSIANHVVQESRAAGMELYGMKGQEASDWIVVDLGEVIVHVMQEESRRLYELEKLWS, via the coding sequence TTGCAAGGTAAAGCGCTCCAAGATTTCGTCATCGATAAAATCGATGACCTGAAAGGCCAAGACATTATCGCTCTGGACGTCCAGGGCAAATCCAGCATCACCGATTGCATGATCATCTGCACCGGCACCTCGACTCGCCACGTGATGTCGATCGCCAACCACGTGGTGCAGGAATCCCGTGCTGCAGGCATGGAGCTGTACGGCATGAAAGGCCAGGAAGCCTCCGACTGGATCGTGGTCGATCTGGGCGAAGTGATCGTGCACGTGATGCAGGAAGAAAGCCGTCGCCTGTACGAGCTGGAAAAACTCTGGAGCTAA
- the nadD gene encoding nicotinate-nucleotide adenylyltransferase: protein MPTNPEHPTVLHALFGGTFDPIHYGHLRPVEALAAEVGLNRVTLLPNHVPPHRPQPEANAQQRLKMVELAIAGNPLFAVDDRELHRTTPSYTIETLETIRKERGAAQPLAFIIGQDSLLTLHKWHRWQALLDVCHLLVLARPGYNDRMDTPELQQWLERHRTADPALLSRRPHGHIYLADTPELEISATEIRQRRHQGLNCDDLLPRPVQRYIELQGLYR from the coding sequence ATGCCCACTAATCCGGAACACCCCACCGTTTTGCACGCGCTGTTTGGCGGCACCTTTGACCCGATCCACTACGGCCACCTGCGGCCGGTGGAAGCGTTGGCCGCCGAAGTGGGCCTGAATCGCGTCACGCTGCTGCCTAACCATGTGCCGCCGCACCGCCCGCAGCCGGAGGCCAATGCGCAGCAGCGCCTGAAGATGGTCGAGCTGGCGATCGCCGGCAACCCGCTGTTTGCGGTCGACGATCGCGAACTGCACCGCACCACCCCCTCCTACACCATCGAGACGTTGGAAACGATTCGTAAAGAGCGTGGCGCCGCCCAGCCGCTGGCGTTTATTATTGGCCAGGACTCGCTGCTGACGCTGCATAAGTGGCACCGCTGGCAGGCGCTGTTGGACGTCTGCCATCTGCTGGTGCTGGCGCGCCCGGGCTATAACGATCGCATGGACACGCCGGAGCTGCAGCAGTGGCTGGAACGCCATCGCACCGCCGACCCGGCGCTGCTCAGCCGTCGCCCGCACGGCCATATCTATTTGGCCGATACGCCGGAGCTGGAAATTTCCGCTACCGAGATCCGCCAGCGCCGCCATCAGGGCCTCAACTGCGACGACCTGCTGCCACGCCCGGTGCAGCGCTATATCGAGTTGCAGGGTTTATATCGCTAG
- the holA gene encoding DNA polymerase III subunit delta — MIRIYPEQLAAQLREGLRACYLLSGNEPLLLQESQDLLRQAAQQQQFSEHYSISLDAHTDWDAIFGICQAMSLFASRQTLLLIFPENGPTAPIGEQLTKLATLLHEDILLILRGPRLTKAQENSAWFKALSPNGALVSCQTPEQAQLPRWVATRAKAMKLELDDAANQLLCYCYEGNLLALSQALERLSLLHPDGKLTLPRVEQAVNDAAHFTPFHWLDALLAGKSKRAWHILQQLQQEDVEPVILLRTLQRELLLLLTLQRRMASAPLRTLFDQHKVWQNRRPLVTQALQRLSGPQLQQAVQLLTQIELTLKQDYGQSVWPELETLSMLLCGKPLATSFSDAH; from the coding sequence ATGATCCGCATTTATCCGGAACAACTTGCCGCGCAGCTCCGAGAGGGGCTGCGCGCTTGTTATTTATTGAGCGGCAATGAACCGCTGCTGCTGCAGGAAAGCCAGGATTTGCTCCGGCAGGCCGCGCAACAGCAGCAGTTCAGCGAGCACTACAGCATTTCCCTCGACGCCCATACCGACTGGGACGCCATCTTCGGCATCTGCCAGGCGATGAGCCTGTTCGCCAGCCGCCAGACGCTGCTGCTGATCTTCCCGGAAAACGGCCCGACGGCGCCGATCGGCGAACAGCTGACCAAACTCGCCACGCTGCTGCACGAGGATATTCTGCTGATCCTGCGCGGCCCGCGCCTCACCAAAGCGCAGGAAAACAGCGCCTGGTTCAAGGCGCTCAGCCCAAACGGTGCCCTCGTCAGTTGCCAGACGCCGGAACAGGCGCAGCTGCCGCGCTGGGTCGCCACGCGCGCCAAGGCGATGAAGCTGGAGCTGGACGATGCCGCCAATCAGCTGTTGTGCTACTGCTACGAAGGCAACCTGCTGGCACTGTCGCAGGCGCTGGAGCGGCTGTCGCTGCTGCACCCGGACGGCAAGCTCACGCTGCCGCGCGTCGAACAGGCGGTGAACGACGCCGCCCACTTCACGCCGTTCCACTGGCTGGATGCTCTGCTGGCCGGCAAGAGCAAGCGCGCCTGGCATATCTTGCAACAGCTGCAGCAAGAGGATGTGGAGCCGGTGATCCTGCTGCGCACTCTGCAGCGCGAACTGCTGCTGCTGTTGACGCTGCAGCGCCGCATGGCTTCCGCGCCGCTGCGCACGCTGTTCGATCAGCACAAGGTCTGGCAGAACCGCCGCCCGCTGGTGACCCAGGCGCTGCAACGCCTGTCCGGCCCCCAGCTGCAGCAGGCGGTACAGCTGCTGACGCAAATCGAGCTGACCCTCAAGCAGGACTATGGCCAGTCGGTCTGGCCGGAACTGGAAACCCTGTCGATGCTGCTGTGCGGCAAACCCCTGGCCACGAGTTTTAGCGATGCCCACTAA